Proteins encoded within one genomic window of Anopheles gambiae chromosome 3, idAnoGambNW_F1_1, whole genome shotgun sequence:
- the LOC1269440 gene encoding peroxiredoxin 2, translating into MPVPELQKPAPAFSGTAVVNGEFKEIRLSDYLGKYVVLFFYPLDFTFVCPTEIVAFSDRADEFHEKKCQVIACSTDSHFTHLAWINTPRKQGGLGELKIPLLADKSMKIARDYGVLQEESGVPFRGLFIIDDKGNLRQVTVNDLPVGRSVDETLRLVEAFRYTDEFGEVCPANWKPGSKTMVADPHKSKDYFNAVN; encoded by the coding sequence ATGCCAGTGCCGGAGCTCCAGAAACCCGCGCCCGCATTCAGCGGTACCGCCGTCGTGAACGGTGAGTTCAAGGAAATCCGCCTGTCGGACTACCTCGGCAAGTACGTGGTGCTGTTCTTCTACCCGCTCGACTTTACCTTCGTCTGCCCGACGGAGATCGTCGCCTTCTCCGACCGGGCGGACGAGTTCCACGAGAAGAAATGCCAGGTGATCGCCTGCTCGACGGACAGCCACTTCACCCATCTGGCGTGGATCAACACGCCCCGCAAGCAGGGTGGGCTGGGCGAGCTGAAGATCCCGCTGCTGGCGGACAAGTCGATGAAGATCGCGCGCGACTACGGCGTGCTGCAGGAGGAGTCGGGCGTCCCGTTCCGCGGCCTGTTCATCATCGACGACAAGGGCAACCTGCGCCAGGTGACGGTGAACGATCTGCCGGTCGGACGCAGCGTGGACGAGACGCTGCGCCTGGTGGAGGCGTTCCGCTACACCGATGAGTTCGGCGAGGTGTGCCCGGCCAACTGGAAGCCCGGCAGCAAGACGATGGTGGCCGATCCGCACAAATCGAAGGATTACTTCAATGCCGTCAACTAA